In Nitrospiria bacterium, the following proteins share a genomic window:
- a CDS encoding response regulator — protein sequence MADEKPLILLIEDEPQMRRFLRITLQSQGYRLIESATGQEGLVQAATRNPDVILLDLGLPDLDGLEITRRLREWTRTPAIVISAREQEQDKIRALDAGADDYLTKPFTAGELLARIRVALRHAARKGADQNEPVFILNNLRVDLAQRQAYLDEKEVHLTPIEYKLLAVLIRHAGKVITHRQLLREVWGPAQENEVQYLRVHMTHLRHKLESDPARPRFLMNEPGIGYRLKYDPEG from the coding sequence ATGGCGGATGAAAAGCCGCTGATCTTGCTGATCGAGGACGAGCCGCAAATGCGGCGTTTTCTGCGGATCACGCTCCAGAGTCAGGGCTATCGTCTCATCGAGTCCGCGACCGGGCAGGAAGGGCTTGTCCAGGCCGCCACGCGCAATCCCGATGTGATTCTCCTCGATCTCGGGCTGCCGGATCTCGACGGCCTGGAGATCACCCGACGGCTTCGGGAATGGACACGGACACCCGCGATCGTGATATCCGCGCGGGAACAGGAGCAGGACAAAATCCGGGCGCTCGACGCGGGCGCCGATGACTATCTTACGAAGCCCTTCACCGCCGGCGAGCTTCTGGCCCGGATCCGCGTCGCCCTGAGACACGCGGCCAGAAAGGGGGCGGATCAGAACGAGCCGGTCTTTATTCTGAATAATCTGCGGGTGGATCTGGCGCAACGGCAGGCCTACCTCGATGAGAAGGAAGTTCACCTGACCCCCATCGAGTACAAATTGCTGGCGGTCTTGATTCGCCACGCCGGCAAAGTGATCACCCACCGTCAGCTTCTCAGAGAAGTTTGGGGTCCCGCGCAGGAGAACGAGGTTCAATATCTGCGCGTTCACATGACCCATCTCCGCCATAAACTTGAATCAGACCCCGCCCGCCCGCGATTTCTCATGAACGAGCCCGGAATCGGTTACCGGCTTAAATACGATCCGGAAGGCTAG